A single Haloglycomyces albus DSM 45210 DNA region contains:
- a CDS encoding CDP-glycerol glycerophosphotransferase family protein — protein MKAQLRRLVRLGVSLGAVVAVAFALVVPHSYIGLVLALGVLGFVWYRCRRNIAAYMSTRLLSLSAVAVQVWRLEPDRILLVAVFLCIAFVALSGYVRRALNIGYLEADNLDVRRSQSGRWVSRRRITKMGNSVLVLVTVAAFVPDGRWQGAIDLFVSAITILVVSFAFYQGLIGLWRRRNDPHPVDYEVVEAVERLRPRFIIHFAGTPGSQYQLKMWLPYFDAIPDPFLIVVREPYLFNAIARETDRPIVFAPAQSILDRLMLDSVRACFYCNHAIKNTQVVKNGDRMHIQLMHGDSDKAISRSAVSLMYDRVFVAGQGGVDRYHRHGVDIPHYKFRIIGRPQLHAVDTDDRRSRDGGESSRPTVLYAPTWAGLNSEADYSSLAQAHRIVAALLRRNANVVFRSHPYTKANPNYSRAVAQVQRILADDQDKSDRIHRFGAAAEIDMGLIDCINAADVAITDISGTASDWLYSGRPFAMTDPRGFGADYVDEFPISRASYLLRSDLSNIDEVLDELMHYDTKAEERQRMRAYYLSDVPPEMLIDRFVEACRETYEEPVVKRAWVAESGV, from the coding sequence GTGAAGGCTCAATTGCGTCGATTGGTTCGCCTGGGGGTGAGCCTGGGAGCGGTCGTGGCCGTCGCCTTCGCCCTCGTGGTTCCGCACAGCTATATCGGGCTTGTTCTCGCGCTGGGCGTCCTGGGATTCGTCTGGTATCGGTGCCGCCGCAACATCGCCGCCTATATGAGCACCCGCCTGCTGAGCCTATCGGCCGTGGCGGTACAGGTGTGGCGGCTGGAGCCGGACCGGATTCTGCTTGTCGCGGTCTTCCTGTGCATTGCGTTCGTGGCATTGAGCGGGTACGTGCGTCGCGCGCTCAACATCGGCTATTTGGAGGCCGACAATCTCGATGTGCGCCGCTCTCAATCCGGTCGTTGGGTCAGCCGTCGCAGGATCACCAAAATGGGCAATTCCGTGCTCGTTCTCGTCACGGTAGCCGCCTTTGTCCCGGACGGGCGATGGCAGGGCGCGATCGATCTGTTCGTATCGGCAATCACGATTCTGGTCGTGTCCTTTGCTTTCTACCAGGGCCTTATCGGCTTGTGGCGGCGTCGGAACGATCCACATCCGGTCGATTACGAGGTCGTTGAGGCGGTCGAGCGGTTGCGGCCGCGATTCATCATCCATTTCGCGGGCACACCCGGTTCTCAATATCAATTGAAGATGTGGTTGCCTTATTTCGACGCGATTCCCGACCCGTTCCTCATAGTCGTCCGCGAGCCCTATCTGTTCAACGCCATCGCGCGTGAAACGGATAGGCCGATCGTTTTCGCCCCGGCCCAATCGATTCTGGATCGTTTGATGCTGGATTCGGTACGGGCGTGTTTTTACTGCAATCACGCCATCAAGAACACTCAGGTGGTCAAGAACGGCGACCGGATGCATATACAGCTCATGCACGGTGATTCGGACAAGGCGATCAGCCGCTCGGCGGTCTCGTTGATGTACGACCGGGTATTCGTAGCGGGCCAAGGCGGCGTCGATCGCTACCACAGGCACGGCGTCGACATTCCCCACTACAAGTTCCGCATTATCGGTCGTCCACAGTTGCACGCGGTCGATACGGATGACCGTCGCAGCCGAGACGGTGGCGAATCGAGCCGGCCGACCGTTCTGTACGCCCCGACGTGGGCCGGATTGAACTCGGAGGCCGACTATTCGTCGTTGGCCCAAGCACATCGGATCGTGGCCGCGTTGTTGCGACGGAATGCGAACGTCGTGTTTCGCTCGCACCCGTACACCAAAGCCAACCCGAACTACTCACGGGCGGTCGCACAGGTGCAGCGGATCTTGGCCGACGACCAGGATAAAAGCGATCGAATCCATCGGTTCGGTGCCGCCGCTGAAATCGACATGGGATTGATCGACTGCATCAACGCCGCTGATGTCGCGATCACCGACATCAGCGGGACGGCCTCGGATTGGCTCTACTCCGGCCGACCGTTCGCCATGACCGATCCGCGCGGTTTCGGTGCGGATTACGTTGATGAGTTCCCCATCTCGCGAGCGTCGTACCTCCTGCGGTCGGATCTGTCCAATATAGACGAAGTTCTCGACGAACTCATGCACTACGACACCAAGGCAGAAGAGCGACAACGGATGCGGGCGTATTACCTCAGCGACGTTCCGCCCGAAATGCTGATCGACCGATTCGTGGAAGCCTGCCGCGAAACGTACGAAGAGCCGGTGGTCAAGCGTGCCTGGGTCGCCGAATCCGGAGTGTGA
- a CDS encoding CDP-glycerol glycerophosphotransferase family protein has translation MKAKLNKVLRSAVNILGLLALVSAFVYPESLLAVYFAALVLGFAWYRSTSNFTAFIAPRMMGVGAVVGNIWMIQPDRYAYFASALAFAGTLAIGNYIKRGLAFDYLATYNLEVHRSLFRRLTAPKVATKATNALGTTLVLVAFIPDGWAQLGVDIVMLAGTATVLGVIGLRVLDSIVKRRNDAHVVDADVMEAVERLQPRFIFHFAGMPGSQYHINMWLPFFDEVPDPYLIVVRDAHLLEGTAEITDTPIVYAPRQAVLEQLLPETVRACFYSNHAVKNAHLIRNGDCIHVQLMHGDSDKAISRSALALMYDQVYVAGQAGVDRYHQHGVDIPNYKFRIIGRPQLHEIEIGERFRATGERPVVLYTPTWAGMNSTVDYSSLSQAEDIVDSLLRRDVDIMFRTHPYTGSNAAYGRIRDNIQRKLADDAAQTGKNHRYGAAAETDLTLAECINLADVAVSDVSGTASDWLYSAKPFAMTDPQGFEDEYEIEFPISRASYLLRHDLSNLEEVLDELLDTDSKKPQRERIRSHYLSDIKPEELISSFVDTVRSTYATPVVKDATAANAGI, from the coding sequence ATGAAGGCAAAGTTGAATAAAGTGCTGCGTAGTGCGGTGAATATACTGGGGCTACTCGCTCTCGTCAGTGCCTTTGTATATCCCGAGTCGCTTCTGGCGGTCTATTTCGCGGCACTGGTTTTGGGGTTTGCCTGGTACCGGTCGACTAGTAACTTTACTGCTTTCATAGCGCCTCGCATGATGGGCGTGGGGGCCGTCGTCGGTAACATCTGGATGATCCAACCGGACCGGTACGCCTATTTCGCCTCTGCTCTCGCCTTTGCCGGAACCCTCGCCATCGGGAACTACATCAAGCGAGGACTGGCCTTCGATTACCTCGCGACCTACAACTTGGAGGTGCACCGCTCACTGTTTCGGCGGCTCACCGCTCCCAAAGTCGCTACCAAGGCAACCAACGCACTGGGTACCACGCTTGTCTTGGTCGCCTTTATTCCCGACGGATGGGCGCAGCTGGGCGTCGACATCGTAATGTTGGCCGGCACCGCTACCGTGCTCGGGGTCATCGGCCTCCGGGTCCTTGATTCAATAGTTAAGCGCCGCAATGATGCCCACGTGGTCGATGCGGATGTCATGGAGGCGGTGGAACGGCTGCAGCCGCGATTCATCTTTCACTTCGCGGGAATGCCGGGCTCGCAGTATCACATCAACATGTGGCTCCCGTTCTTCGACGAGGTGCCCGATCCGTACTTGATCGTGGTTCGCGATGCCCATCTACTGGAGGGCACCGCCGAGATCACCGACACTCCCATCGTGTACGCGCCCCGCCAGGCGGTATTGGAGCAATTGCTTCCCGAGACGGTCCGCGCCTGCTTTTATTCGAATCACGCGGTCAAGAACGCTCACCTCATCCGTAACGGTGACTGCATTCATGTGCAACTCATGCACGGTGACTCCGACAAGGCGATCAGCCGTTCCGCTCTTGCTCTCATGTACGACCAGGTCTATGTGGCGGGACAAGCGGGAGTCGATCGTTATCACCAGCACGGCGTGGACATCCCGAACTACAAGTTCCGCATCATCGGGCGTCCGCAGCTACACGAGATCGAGATCGGGGAACGGTTCCGCGCCACCGGCGAACGCCCGGTCGTGCTGTACACCCCGACCTGGGCCGGTATGAATTCCACGGTCGACTACTCCTCACTGTCCCAAGCCGAGGACATCGTCGACAGCCTGTTGCGTCGCGACGTCGACATCATGTTCCGTACGCACCCTTACACCGGATCGAACGCGGCCTACGGACGCATTCGCGACAACATCCAACGCAAACTGGCGGACGACGCCGCTCAAACGGGAAAAAACCATCGATACGGTGCCGCCGCCGAAACGGATTTGACTCTCGCCGAGTGCATCAACCTGGCCGACGTCGCCGTCAGCGACGTATCGGGTACGGCCTCCGACTGGCTGTACTCCGCGAAACCGTTCGCCATGACCGACCCGCAAGGATTCGAAGACGAGTACGAGATCGAATTCCCGATTTCACGGGCCTCCTATCTCCTCCGGCACGACCTGTCGAACCTGGAAGAGGTACTCGACGAACTGCTCGATACCGACAGTAAGAAACCTCAGCGGGAACGGATTCGTTCACATTATCTGAGCGACATCAAACCCGAGGAACTCATATCCTCCTTTGTGGATACAGTGCGGTCAACCTACGCCACGCCGGTGGTCAAGGATGCCACCGCAGCCAACGCCGGCATTTAG
- a CDS encoding IspD/TarI family cytidylyltransferase has translation MLKRYPATVTAVVLAGGIGRRIAGEVPKQLMEVAGKTLLERSVGAFAEHDMVDEVLVVMAAEFHAQAERTLRSSDLAVKPEIIAGGRDRSDSTAAALRYLNARHDGARKVLIHDAARPLVSQRLIGDVVDRLEAYSAVDVAIGAADTMITTTTDVEGEEILESVPERSRLRRVQTPQGFRLDVLSRAFDGARDDPDFQVTDDCSVVHRYLPDVDVSVVAGEETNFKVTRPIDMVMADTILRLPRQDDDLDGALRDWVTDRNP, from the coding sequence ATGCTCAAGCGGTATCCAGCGACGGTGACGGCGGTGGTCTTGGCGGGAGGGATCGGCAGGCGTATCGCGGGCGAGGTCCCCAAGCAGCTGATGGAGGTCGCGGGGAAAACCCTGCTGGAGCGGTCCGTCGGAGCCTTTGCCGAGCACGACATGGTGGACGAGGTCCTCGTGGTGATGGCGGCGGAGTTCCACGCTCAGGCGGAGCGGACGTTGCGTTCAAGTGATCTCGCGGTAAAACCGGAGATCATTGCGGGTGGTCGGGATCGGAGCGACAGTACGGCCGCCGCTTTGCGATATCTGAACGCCCGGCACGACGGGGCGCGCAAAGTTCTCATTCACGATGCCGCGCGGCCTCTCGTCTCGCAACGATTGATAGGTGACGTCGTCGACCGTTTGGAGGCGTATTCAGCGGTCGACGTGGCCATTGGCGCCGCCGACACGATGATTACCACTACGACCGACGTCGAGGGTGAGGAGATTCTGGAGTCGGTGCCCGAACGCAGCCGCCTGCGGCGGGTGCAGACTCCGCAAGGGTTCCGTCTCGACGTTCTGTCGCGGGCGTTCGACGGAGCTCGAGACGATCCTGATTTTCAAGTCACCGACGATTGCTCGGTCGTACACCGATATCTGCCGGACGTCGATGTTTCCGTGGTGGCGGGGGAGGAGACGAACTTCAAGGTCACCCGCCCCATCGACATGGTCATGGCCGATACGATTCTGCGCTTGCCACGCCAAGACGACGACTTGGACGGTGCGCTACGGGATTGGGTGACGGACCGGAATCCGTGA
- a CDS encoding NTP transferase domain-containing protein yields the protein MSLNIVILAAGVGSRLGKPHPKSLTQLNTGETIMGRSLRLLTSRFSRVTPQLVVGFKKEVIMEEVPDVGFIYNQNYGDTNTSKSLLKALETLGPGGVLWLNGDVVFEPQVLDALLPHIATDRSFISVNTASVSDEEVKYTLGPDGYINQLSKKVENGLGEAVGINYISADDRIRLTQRLQEVDDQDYFERGVELAIEKDGLQFEAIDISAHSVIEVDFAEDLDDVNQHFN from the coding sequence ATGTCACTAAACATCGTCATTCTGGCCGCCGGGGTCGGCTCTCGCCTCGGCAAGCCACACCCCAAGTCCCTAACACAGCTCAATACCGGTGAAACCATCATGGGACGCTCACTCCGGCTACTCACGTCCCGCTTCTCCCGCGTCACTCCGCAACTCGTCGTGGGCTTCAAAAAGGAAGTCATCATGGAAGAGGTTCCGGACGTCGGATTTATTTACAACCAGAACTACGGTGACACCAATACTTCGAAATCCCTCTTGAAAGCCTTGGAAACCTTGGGTCCCGGCGGAGTTCTGTGGCTCAACGGCGACGTGGTCTTCGAACCTCAGGTTCTCGACGCCTTGCTTCCCCACATTGCCACCGACCGCTCCTTCATCAGTGTCAACACCGCGTCGGTCAGTGATGAAGAGGTGAAGTACACCCTCGGTCCCGACGGCTACATCAACCAATTGTCCAAGAAGGTGGAAAACGGCCTCGGTGAAGCGGTGGGCATCAACTACATCTCGGCCGACGACCGGATTCGCCTCACCCAGCGCCTGCAGGAAGTCGACGACCAGGACTATTTCGAGCGCGGAGTGGAACTGGCGATCGAAAAGGACGGCCTACAGTTCGAGGCCATCGACATTTCCGCCCACAGCGTGATCGAAGTCGATTTCGCCGAGGACCTCGACGACGTCAACCAGCACTTCAACTAA